From Rudanella lutea DSM 19387, a single genomic window includes:
- a CDS encoding ATP-binding protein, with translation MRLRSTCFYIGFWVFISCFFATRSLHAQVPANPQGYVISLKHITLEQGLPNRTVTTVGQDREGFIWIGSLEGAYRFDGVRFGQLAIPANIRQQQASNPAIEMIRTDRAGNLWMASNVVMGSRMQYILKPGQSVPQTFENVFGRANPFRNDPIYDYIPSLTGSFRYVRSRRGVIWWNRGHGQFRPLFTHPGLAGTNAFRFTALETAGQTLLLTYPSSGKDGSNELVELDSVGRVLRRQGMSFTAKPLWKDSAGAVYFQRLPEQNSATLPVPNPLDKLLYRLTPDGTLTALPIRLSQNPFADPTRYPFSELKIFFDHQHNLFWICGPQVLVAWHPQHGVVYDLASTGFPMTSIQKAHQILIDQTGGVWVSTLNGVLLLKLEPNRFQRYLHLANPRKDATRQAIRGMLTLGSNLWVNAQESQLVDKQTGRSQFVFNNALGQKKYLLNQCPVVLGPDGMIWSGADGLLCIDPKTYQTTPVSVLPDNPLVTIWPQGNTLWLGYNSGIAQVDLLTRRVKPFGRYNGFNELSKSRINGFFPDKRTGTIWVAASTGLYRIDSLRGIMARYRTHSSGGPLPVDHITFVHPDPDSAEVYWLATRGGGLLRWDRRRGVHQQFTRRQGLSDNTLYAIYEDRYGRLWLPSNYGLMSFDRHTHRVQVFHAQDGIADEEFNLIAHHRAPDGRLYLGGMNGITAFYPDQIRIDKPLVQPLQVTQYQKLNTQSGQMVNHLPEYQQRGGILLSPSDRLFSLSFTLLDYRNLDHTRYWYRIQGWQEKWIMLPSSELRINGLPAGYYTLQVRAQTPSGSWASPVLSVPVSVEQIFYARPLFILLCLLLSGVAIWLVFRWRNRQLIKDKNRLEAEVARRTKQVEADKAIIAKQAADLQANAALKARFFANVTHEFRTPLTLLSGPLHYLSSRVADGKTKQLLGTMERNAQQLLTLVNDLLDLSRLGDHQLALTEQPADLAQVVRETVNTFAPQAAYAGISLHIEGGGQALPMLLDAQKMETVLRNLLSNALKHTPKGGQITVCWQQTDSEVRLQVSDTGSGIHPDDLPHLFERYFQTNQTDKPLHGGTGIGLALCGEYCRLWGGQITVDSQLGRGSTFTITYPIRSWQPAGTVAPGPDAFSNRDEVKSETQPLSDPQAEQQPVSKPTADKRLLVVDDNRDMLLYIETILSPYYTLQTAPNGREALDMLGNLPADQLPDLIISDIMMPEVDGLELTGALRSNPALRGIPVVLLTARADLESRLQALEMGVADYLTKPFYEAELLTRVQNLLRRQEEQSIWMGQENSEPQPGEPERPSDSIDKAWLREVQLVIRQNLADEFFSVKTLAELLSSSDRQLLRRCKTLTGMSPSQLIQEVRLQVARELIETHPDRPIKAIAYQVGYQKTSYFIQLYRERFGSNPGAMIRQLGEAQEADT, from the coding sequence ATGAGATTGCGCAGTACCTGTTTTTACATTGGATTCTGGGTTTTTATCAGTTGTTTTTTTGCTACCCGCTCGCTGCATGCACAGGTACCCGCCAATCCGCAAGGGTATGTAATCAGCCTCAAACACATCACGCTGGAGCAGGGACTTCCCAACCGAACCGTAACGACGGTTGGTCAGGATCGAGAAGGTTTCATCTGGATTGGTAGTCTGGAGGGGGCCTATCGGTTCGATGGGGTTCGATTCGGGCAGCTCGCTATTCCGGCCAATATCCGGCAACAACAGGCCTCAAATCCGGCCATTGAAATGATTCGGACCGACCGGGCGGGGAATCTGTGGATGGCCAGCAATGTGGTGATGGGTAGCCGAATGCAGTACATTTTGAAACCCGGCCAATCCGTTCCACAAACATTTGAGAACGTCTTCGGCCGGGCCAATCCGTTCCGTAACGACCCGATTTACGATTACATTCCGTCGCTCACTGGCTCGTTTCGGTATGTTCGTAGCCGACGGGGAGTTATTTGGTGGAACCGGGGGCACGGGCAGTTTCGGCCCCTATTTACCCACCCCGGCCTGGCCGGTACCAACGCGTTTCGGTTCACGGCTCTGGAAACAGCCGGGCAAACCCTTCTCTTGACATATCCCAGCAGTGGCAAAGATGGATCCAACGAGCTGGTCGAGCTGGATTCGGTGGGGCGTGTACTCCGTCGGCAGGGCATGAGCTTTACTGCTAAGCCACTCTGGAAAGACTCGGCCGGCGCTGTTTACTTCCAACGATTGCCCGAACAGAACTCGGCCACTCTTCCGGTGCCTAACCCGTTGGACAAACTGCTGTACCGGCTCACGCCCGACGGCACACTGACCGCATTGCCCATACGATTGTCGCAGAATCCCTTTGCCGACCCCACCCGGTACCCCTTCAGTGAGCTGAAAATCTTTTTTGATCACCAACATAACCTATTCTGGATTTGTGGACCGCAGGTTTTGGTCGCCTGGCATCCGCAACATGGCGTCGTGTATGACCTGGCCTCAACGGGTTTTCCGATGACGTCTATACAGAAAGCACATCAGATCCTGATAGATCAGACCGGGGGTGTTTGGGTGAGTACGCTCAATGGCGTGCTGCTTCTGAAGCTGGAACCTAACCGTTTTCAACGGTACCTCCACCTGGCTAATCCCCGGAAAGACGCCACCCGTCAAGCCATCCGGGGTATGCTGACACTGGGGAGCAATCTCTGGGTGAATGCGCAGGAGTCTCAGTTGGTGGACAAACAAACGGGTCGGAGTCAGTTTGTTTTTAACAACGCGCTTGGTCAGAAAAAGTATCTGCTAAACCAATGTCCCGTTGTGCTCGGCCCCGACGGGATGATCTGGTCCGGGGCTGATGGTTTGTTGTGTATCGACCCCAAAACATACCAGACAACCCCCGTTTCGGTGTTGCCGGATAACCCCCTGGTTACGATCTGGCCACAAGGCAATACGCTTTGGCTTGGGTACAACAGTGGCATCGCTCAGGTTGACCTGCTCACCAGACGGGTAAAACCGTTTGGCCGGTACAATGGGTTCAACGAACTCTCCAAAAGCCGGATCAATGGATTTTTCCCGGACAAACGAACGGGCACCATCTGGGTAGCGGCTTCAACGGGGTTATACCGGATCGATTCGTTGCGGGGGATCATGGCCCGATACCGAACCCACTCATCCGGCGGCCCGCTCCCCGTCGATCACATCACGTTTGTGCACCCTGATCCAGACTCCGCTGAGGTGTACTGGCTGGCCACTCGGGGGGGCGGTTTACTGCGATGGGACCGTAGGCGGGGGGTGCACCAGCAATTCACCCGCCGACAGGGTCTGTCGGACAATACGCTGTATGCTATTTACGAAGACCGGTACGGGCGGCTGTGGCTTCCGAGCAATTACGGCCTGATGAGTTTTGACCGTCATACGCACCGGGTTCAGGTGTTCCATGCGCAGGATGGCATTGCCGACGAGGAATTCAACCTGATTGCGCACCATCGGGCCCCCGACGGTCGACTGTATCTGGGCGGAATGAATGGCATAACGGCTTTCTATCCCGATCAGATTCGGATTGACAAACCCCTCGTTCAGCCCTTGCAGGTGACCCAGTACCAAAAACTGAACACCCAATCGGGGCAGATGGTCAATCATTTGCCCGAATATCAGCAGCGGGGTGGCATACTGCTCAGTCCATCCGACCGTTTGTTTAGCCTCTCGTTTACGTTGCTCGATTATCGAAATCTGGATCATACGCGCTACTGGTATCGAATTCAGGGCTGGCAGGAAAAATGGATTATGCTGCCATCATCCGAGTTGCGTATCAATGGCCTTCCCGCCGGGTATTACACCCTGCAGGTACGGGCTCAAACCCCCTCGGGTAGTTGGGCGTCGCCCGTGCTTTCAGTGCCAGTCAGCGTCGAGCAGATTTTTTACGCACGACCTCTGTTTATCTTGCTCTGTTTACTGCTGTCGGGCGTAGCAATCTGGCTCGTGTTTAGATGGCGCAATCGGCAACTCATTAAGGATAAAAACAGACTGGAAGCGGAGGTGGCCCGCCGAACGAAACAGGTAGAGGCCGACAAAGCGATTATTGCTAAACAGGCGGCTGATTTGCAGGCCAATGCCGCCCTGAAAGCCCGCTTTTTCGCAAACGTCACCCACGAGTTTCGGACACCGCTCACCTTACTGTCGGGACCGCTGCATTACCTATCGAGTCGGGTCGCCGACGGTAAAACGAAGCAACTGCTTGGAACCATGGAGCGGAATGCGCAGCAACTCCTCACTCTGGTCAATGATTTGCTGGACTTGTCCCGACTGGGTGATCACCAATTGGCCCTCACCGAACAGCCCGCTGATCTGGCTCAGGTTGTTCGGGAAACCGTGAACACCTTCGCTCCCCAGGCTGCGTATGCGGGTATTAGCCTTCACATTGAAGGGGGGGGGCAGGCGTTGCCCATGTTGCTCGATGCGCAGAAAATGGAAACGGTACTCCGCAATTTGTTGAGCAACGCGCTCAAACACACGCCCAAAGGTGGACAGATAACCGTTTGTTGGCAGCAAACAGATTCGGAAGTCAGACTGCAGGTTTCGGATACCGGTAGCGGAATTCACCCCGACGATCTGCCCCACCTTTTTGAACGATATTTTCAAACCAACCAGACCGACAAACCCCTGCACGGTGGTACGGGTATTGGGTTGGCGCTCTGTGGGGAATACTGCCGACTTTGGGGTGGTCAGATTACCGTTGACAGCCAGTTGGGCCGGGGCAGCACCTTCACCATTACGTACCCCATCCGGTCATGGCAACCGGCGGGTACCGTTGCACCCGGACCCGATGCCTTTTCTAATCGCGACGAAGTGAAGTCAGAAACGCAGCCGCTATCCGACCCGCAAGCCGAGCAACAGCCTGTGAGCAAGCCAACGGCCGATAAAAGATTGTTGGTGGTCGACGACAATCGGGATATGCTCCTGTATATCGAGACTATTCTGTCGCCGTATTACACCCTCCAAACGGCCCCCAATGGACGCGAGGCACTGGATATGCTAGGCAATTTACCGGCCGACCAGTTGCCTGATCTAATTATTTCCGATATCATGATGCCCGAGGTCGATGGGTTGGAATTAACGGGAGCACTGCGGAGCAACCCGGCTCTGCGCGGCATTCCTGTGGTGCTGCTCACCGCCCGGGCCGATCTCGAAAGCCGGTTGCAGGCGCTGGAAATGGGCGTGGCGGATTACCTTACCAAGCCTTTTTATGAAGCAGAGCTGCTCACACGCGTTCAGAATTTACTGCGTCGGCAAGAGGAGCAGAGTATCTGGATGGGGCAGGAGAACTCCGAGCCGCAACCCGGCGAACCTGAGCGACCCTCCGATAGTATAGATAAAGCCTGGCTGCGCGAGGTTCAGCTTGTAATCCGGCAAAACCTGGCCGATGAGTTTTTTTCGGTCAAAACCCTGGCCGAACTCCTTTCGAGCAGCGACCGGCAGCTACTGCGCCGTTGTAAAACCCTGACGGGGATGTCGCCCAGTCAGCTTATTCAGGAGGTACGTTTGCAGGTTGCCCGAGAACTGATTGAAACACACCCCGACCGGCCGATTAAGGCCATTGCCTACCAGGTAGGTTACCAGAAGACCTCATATTTTATCCAGCTTTACCGCGAGCGGTTTGGGAGCAATCCAGGCGCAATGATTCGGCAGCTGGGCGAAGCGCAGGAGGCCGACACATAA
- a CDS encoding T9SS type A sorting domain-containing protein, with the protein VEYFAIGITGWTTNVTGMIEAGLRADPKPVTIRVRQNGVEGTPVVFDFGAFCSRPARVATETVSELDVVVLGNPTPESWVEVQVANPAGEALQLRVISAQGRLLNSQEVAPTSHFIRQRVQLGTDAGTYLLQVATPTRIKTVKVVRQ; encoded by the coding sequence GGTGGAGTACTTTGCCATCGGCATCACCGGCTGGACCACCAACGTCACCGGTATGATCGAGGCTGGTCTGCGGGCTGATCCCAAGCCGGTCACCATCCGGGTACGGCAGAATGGGGTGGAGGGCACCCCGGTTGTGTTCGACTTCGGTGCCTTCTGTAGCCGCCCTGCGCGCGTAGCCACGGAGACGGTATCTGAACTGGATGTGGTGGTGCTGGGCAACCCGACTCCCGAAAGCTGGGTGGAGGTGCAGGTGGCCAACCCCGCCGGGGAGGCTCTGCAACTGCGGGTAATTTCGGCTCAGGGTCGACTGCTTAACAGTCAGGAAGTGGCTCCAACGAGTCACTTTATTCGGCAGCGGGTGCAGCTGGGCACGGATGCCGGTACCTATCTGTTGCAAGTGGCAACACCCACCCGCATCAAAACCGTGAAGGTGGTGCGCCAGTAG